The Desulfobacterales bacterium genome has a segment encoding these proteins:
- a CDS encoding transporter substrate-binding domain-containing protein, which yields MKKKFNLFILTFCMLWFSGICFSETKEFVIGVEDLEYFPHYTHDGEYYKGYAREFFDNFAKQKGYVIQFKILPVKRLFKEFLDGIIDFKYPDNPYWQQDLKKGKTIHYTNSVAEYIDGIMVLTENKGAGLDKLKILGTMRGFTAWDYLDLINSEKIKLNENNTFTGLLQQIILKRIDGAYVNVAVAKYQLNEFLKRPGSLVFDANLPHTKGSYLCSSIKYPEIIQEINNFLTENKTFIDELKKKYQIDVIE from the coding sequence ATGAAAAAAAAATTTAACTTATTCATTTTAACTTTCTGTATGCTATGGTTTTCTGGGATCTGTTTTTCTGAAACAAAAGAATTCGTTATAGGAGTTGAGGATTTGGAATATTTCCCACATTATACTCATGATGGAGAGTACTACAAAGGCTATGCGAGAGAATTTTTCGATAACTTTGCTAAACAAAAAGGGTACGTGATTCAATTTAAAATTCTTCCTGTAAAACGCTTATTTAAAGAATTCTTAGATGGTATCATTGATTTTAAGTATCCAGACAACCCTTATTGGCAGCAGGATTTAAAGAAAGGAAAGACAATTCACTACACCAACTCAGTAGCTGAATATATCGATGGCATTATGGTTCTAACAGAAAACAAAGGAGCTGGTTTAGATAAATTAAAAATTTTAGGAACTATGAGGGGCTTTACAGCTTGGGATTATTTGGATTTAATTAATTCTGAAAAAATAAAACTTAATGAAAATAATACATTTACAGGCTTACTCCAGCAAATTATATTAAAACGGATTGACGGAGCATACGTCAATGTTGCAGTTGCTAAATATCAGCTTAACGAATTTTTAAAAAGGCCTGGAAGCCTTGTATTTGATGCAAACCTTCCCCATACCAAAGGTTCTTATCTTTGTTCCTCTATAAAATATCCTGAAATTATACAAGAAATTAATAATTTTTTGACTGAAAATAAGACATTCATTGATGAACTTAAAAAGAAATATCAAATAGATGTTATTGAATAG
- a CDS encoding LysM peptidoglycan-binding domain-containing protein, whose translation MKKGILQKGLFLLIFILLPIALFAEEGAQILNYETGLYYTVEKGDTLWDLSKHFYDSPWVWTVLWKENQHIKNPHWIYPGNKVVLYKKVYVESYMPEMNEQTSSVAAKEASSQIFQASKTIPERKDSLLYPMIDRVGFMTTEPVKELGVIVSDRLNKYMISQGDIVYIKSNGNAFNVGNLYYSYKILNPLNDKTNQLGRQYLITGIIEVSKFFEKDGYAEGVVLTSFRPISETDLIMPYVPRSPIIPIEKNNESVKGKILCSEDNNAVYGDGSIVFIDKGTNDSIKKGQIFNIFYEKNLNTDKTLEEIHTNIDYGKLLVIHTEGSYSTALITQSDFDIYAGANFK comes from the coding sequence ATGAAAAAAGGAATACTTCAGAAAGGGCTATTTTTATTAATTTTTATTTTATTACCAATAGCTTTATTTGCAGAAGAAGGCGCTCAAATTTTAAACTATGAAACAGGTCTTTATTACACAGTAGAAAAAGGGGATACCCTTTGGGACCTATCAAAACATTTTTATGATTCTCCTTGGGTATGGACAGTTCTTTGGAAAGAGAATCAACATATCAAAAATCCCCATTGGATTTATCCAGGGAATAAAGTAGTTTTATATAAAAAGGTATATGTAGAAAGTTATATGCCAGAAATGAATGAGCAAACATCATCTGTGGCTGCTAAAGAAGCATCATCTCAAATCTTTCAGGCAAGCAAAACTATTCCTGAAAGAAAAGATTCGCTGCTGTATCCAATGATTGACAGAGTAGGCTTTATGACCACAGAGCCTGTTAAGGAATTAGGAGTTATTGTTAGTGATAGATTGAATAAATACATGATTAGCCAAGGAGATATTGTATATATTAAATCTAATGGCAATGCTTTTAACGTAGGAAATTTATATTATTCGTATAAAATTCTTAATCCATTGAATGATAAAACAAATCAATTAGGAAGGCAGTATCTTATCACAGGAATCATAGAAGTTTCTAAATTCTTTGAAAAAGACGGTTACGCTGAAGGCGTGGTATTAACATCCTTTAGACCTATTAGTGAAACAGATTTAATAATGCCTTATGTTCCTAGATCTCCTATTATCCCTATCGAAAAGAACAATGAAAGCGTTAAAGGCAAAATTCTTTGTTCAGAAGATAATAATGCTGTATATGGAGATGGTTCTATAGTTTTTATAGATAAAGGAACAAATGATTCAATTAAAAAAGGCCAAATATTTAATATATTTTATGAAAAAAATTTAAATACTGATAAGACTTTAGAAGAAATACATACAAATATTGATTATGGGAAGTTATTAGTAATTCACACTGAAGGTAGCTATTCAACCGCTCTTATTACCCAGAGTGATTTTGATATTTATGCTGGAGCAAATTTTAAATAA
- a CDS encoding methyl-accepting chemotaxis protein: protein MKKIGNPLIFFLGRLKYSYKISLIIFLLMIPIAFLGIGLFSELSNQIKNIKKEKSGLYGLKAIFEIYKTTANFRDSVVLYCISDIEKAGKIGKDEKGNVLKKIEEILRKNFEFDTEKKLAAEIKDFGEVVKNAQIAFNIQNEKTFDELDFVAQRNLTLLSTTANLSLLQIDPDVNVMLFVKILIEYIPSAYQKLGKIRGVGSSALTTKYVDSRLLARIETAVKELETFHEDLKQKLEILAALSDESKEMLDKDINEVLGGIKNTLENVNEHILEAADVEFDPLYFFKIITSNIDKIDNLINVLIKLIDVELENRMKLSQLNLLIFFGGLGIILVIILIICSLMFILMNRTIYSVIDVLKTMARGEGDLTTRIKIQSRDEIGELSRWFNIFMEKLHSIIKEIAQYADTLNISIVDLMQHSNSLSKGIKDMSKKSDGVTLSVKNISLDIMTIASTMSQASNNISFIADSSVGLNSTIGDIAEHINKAKETSEHASSQADVVSDKVNRLGQFAQEIGKITEVISDISEQTNLLALNATIEAARAGDTGKGFAVVANEIKELARQTADATLRINSQINDIQKSTYETVNDIKQIAEINNAVTDIVSSVVNAINEQSENTKGIATNVAQASKGISNIDENISKNSKILDTVTKDMSEVNVETINMSENGMQINTRLEEFLELFQKLKGLVSKFKV, encoded by the coding sequence ATGAAAAAAATCGGAAATCCTCTAATTTTTTTTTTAGGGCGTTTAAAATATTCTTATAAAATTTCTCTTATAATATTTTTATTGATGATTCCAATTGCTTTTCTTGGAATAGGTTTATTTTCAGAATTATCTAATCAGATTAAGAATATAAAAAAAGAAAAAAGTGGTCTTTATGGGCTAAAAGCTATATTTGAAATTTATAAAACCACAGCCAATTTTAGGGATTCAGTAGTTTTATATTGCATAAGTGATATTGAAAAGGCTGGAAAAATAGGCAAGGATGAAAAGGGAAATGTTTTAAAAAAGATTGAAGAAATTTTAAGAAAAAATTTTGAGTTCGATACTGAAAAAAAGTTGGCTGCAGAAATAAAAGACTTTGGTGAGGTTGTAAAAAATGCACAAATAGCGTTTAATATTCAAAATGAAAAAACTTTTGATGAGTTAGATTTTGTAGCCCAAAGAAATTTGACCCTTTTATCTACTACAGCAAATTTATCGTTGTTACAAATCGACCCAGATGTTAATGTCATGCTTTTTGTAAAGATTCTTATAGAATATATACCGTCCGCTTATCAAAAACTAGGAAAAATTCGAGGAGTTGGTTCTTCAGCATTGACAACTAAATATGTTGACAGCCGTTTGTTAGCACGAATAGAAACAGCAGTAAAGGAATTAGAAACTTTTCATGAGGATTTAAAACAAAAATTAGAGATATTAGCTGCTTTGAGCGATGAATCAAAAGAAATGCTTGATAAAGATATAAATGAAGTATTAGGTGGCATTAAAAATACACTTGAAAATGTAAATGAGCATATTCTTGAAGCAGCAGATGTAGAATTTGATCCCTTGTACTTTTTTAAAATAATAACTTCAAATATAGATAAAATTGATAACCTCATAAATGTATTAATAAAACTCATCGACGTTGAACTTGAAAATAGAATGAAGTTGTCTCAGTTAAATCTGTTAATATTTTTTGGGGGACTTGGGATAATTCTTGTTATAATTTTAATAATCTGTTCTTTAATGTTTATACTCATGAATCGGACAATTTATTCTGTAATAGATGTTTTAAAAACAATGGCAAGAGGGGAAGGTGACCTCACTACTCGGATAAAAATACAGAGTAGGGATGAAATCGGTGAATTATCCAGATGGTTTAACATTTTTATGGAAAAACTCCATAGCATAATCAAAGAAATAGCTCAATATGCTGACACTCTTAACATATCAATTGTAGATTTAATGCAGCATTCCAATAGCTTGTCAAAAGGCATTAAGGATATGTCCAAAAAATCCGATGGGGTAACCTTATCTGTTAAAAATATAAGCTTAGATATAATGACTATAGCTTCAACTATGAGTCAAGCATCAAATAATATAAGTTTTATAGCCGATTCTTCAGTAGGATTAAACTCAACAATAGGAGACATTGCTGAACATATTAATAAGGCTAAAGAAACTAGTGAACATGCCTCATCTCAGGCTGATGTCGTGTCTGACAAAGTAAATAGATTAGGTCAGTTTGCCCAGGAAATAGGCAAAATAACTGAGGTAATATCTGATATATCTGAGCAAACAAATCTTCTTGCTTTAAATGCAACTATAGAAGCTGCAAGAGCTGGAGATACAGGTAAAGGATTTGCCGTCGTAGCTAATGAAATAAAGGAACTTGCAAGACAAACCGCTGATGCAACTTTAAGGATTAATTCTCAAATAAATGACATACAAAAATCAACTTATGAAACTGTTAATGATATTAAACAAATAGCGGAAATCAATAATGCGGTAACTGACATAGTTTCTTCAGTGGTAAATGCTATAAATGAGCAGTCTGAAAATACAAAAGGAATTGCTACTAATGTGGCTCAAGCTTCAAAAGGAATATCTAATATTGACGAAAATATTTCAAAAAATTCAAAGATATTAGATACTGTCACAAAGGATATGTCTGAAGTTAATGTTGAAACTATAAATATGTCAGAAAACGGGATGCAAATAAATACAAGGCTCGAAGAATTTTTAGAATTATTCCAAAAATTAAAGGGTTTAGTAAGCAAGTTTAAAGTTTGA
- a CDS encoding polymer-forming cytoskeletal protein, whose product MAEIKINDKVFNGKVIKILGGTLTIDDKGMQKIEGIVRIEVTGDLANIVTDSSVIVDGNVYGDIQAEGSVTCGDVTGNISAEGSVTCGKVNGNVSAEGTIISK is encoded by the coding sequence ATGGCTGAAATTAAAATTAACGACAAAGTATTTAATGGAAAAGTTATAAAAATATTGGGTGGAACATTGACTATTGATGATAAAGGTATGCAAAAAATTGAAGGAATTGTCCGCATAGAAGTGACAGGAGATTTAGCTAATATTGTTACGGATTCATCTGTTATTGTTGATGGTAACGTATATGGGGACATACAAGCAGAAGGGTCTGTTACTTGCGGTGATGTTACTGGAAATATATCCGCAGAAGGCTCAGTTACATGCGGTAAAGTTAATGGTAATGTTAGCGCAGAAGGAACGATAATAAGTAAGTAA
- a CDS encoding thioredoxin family protein, with product MTSKDKELILKFSNDIPFGTKLDFLLCRDKRNRDFIKFYKELKKITDRFDIRFIQNKKNNLPCIQIGSNIWFYAIPLDQEIKPFMDAITLSLSDKQYPSYGDRLKKITMEAHLKIFIAQQCHFCPSVLAQIIPLVIACNKFIRLEIFDAMLFNEIADIYKVKSVPILFLDETFKWVGKINIDDIIQLIIDRDSDDPTELYLESLIQSNNAYKIADIVIEKNKIFSSFINLLIHDKWPIRLGAMVAFEYLAEKSPMISQKFLNPLWELFPKLDKQIKGDIISIFGMIEGTCSIDKLNIILNTEDDSELRESAEETINLLIEKGSKNG from the coding sequence ATGACATCAAAGGATAAAGAGTTAATTTTAAAATTTTCTAATGATATTCCTTTTGGGACAAAACTTGATTTTCTTTTATGCAGAGATAAAAGAAATAGAGATTTTATAAAATTTTATAAAGAATTAAAAAAAATTACAGACAGATTTGATATTAGATTCATACAAAATAAAAAAAATAACTTACCTTGTATTCAGATAGGTTCAAATATTTGGTTTTATGCTATCCCTTTAGATCAAGAAATAAAGCCTTTTATGGATGCTATCACGCTTTCCTTGTCTGATAAACAATATCCATCATACGGAGATAGGCTTAAAAAAATTACGATGGAAGCTCACCTTAAAATTTTTATTGCCCAGCAATGTCATTTTTGTCCATCTGTCTTGGCTCAAATAATTCCCCTTGTGATAGCTTGTAATAAATTTATTCGCTTAGAAATATTTGATGCCATGTTGTTTAATGAGATAGCAGACATCTATAAAGTTAAATCAGTTCCTATTTTATTTCTTGATGAAACTTTCAAGTGGGTAGGTAAGATAAACATTGATGATATTATTCAATTAATAATTGATAGGGATTCTGACGACCCTACTGAGTTGTATTTAGAAAGTTTAATCCAGTCAAATAATGCTTATAAAATTGCGGATATCGTTATAGAAAAAAATAAAATTTTTTCATCCTTTATTAATTTGTTGATTCATGATAAATGGCCTATAAGGCTTGGGGCTATGGTTGCTTTTGAATATCTTGCTGAAAAATCTCCAATGATTTCGCAAAAATTTTTAAATCCTTTATGGGAGCTTTTTCCTAAGCTTGATAAACAAATTAAAGGTGATATAATTTCTATTTTTGGAATGATTGAAGGAACATGTTCTATAGATAAGTTAAATATTATATTAAATACTGAAGATGACTCAGAACTAAGAGAATCCGCCGAAGAAACAATAAATTTGTTAATAGAGAAAGGTTCAAAAAATGGCTGA
- a CDS encoding bifunctional folylpolyglutamate synthase/dihydrofolate synthase, whose amino-acid sequence MFELRRFGIKLELSTIKTILENLGNPQEKFKSIHVAGTNGKGSIASCISTILHMAGYKVGLYTSPHLIRFNERICINNNQISDEEVVDCFEAVKKANKADREPTFFEYNTAMAFYEFASRNVDWAVIETGMGGRFDATNIITPVISIISNISLEHQSYLGDTLTKIAMEKGGIIKPYVPIVTGAKQESVKKELKDIAIERNAPFYCFNENFKVKKNKDGTFDYNGIKNVWKKLRTGMLGNYQVDNTALVLALCELLKETGTNIPFESIKEGLEKNKWPGRLEVIRQNPFIILDGAHNLDGSKNLAKFLQKNLANKGITLVVGILDDKPYESMLKALLPVCKRVIITQAKNDRSLPTQKLYGIAVNLIKDITIEPDVDKALKYAIETVSNDEAICVSGSLYVIGEAKAYFGGIKNITPNA is encoded by the coding sequence ATGTTTGAATTAAGAAGGTTCGGAATTAAGCTTGAACTTTCTACAATCAAAACAATCCTTGAAAATTTAGGAAATCCCCAGGAAAAATTTAAATCTATACATGTCGCTGGCACTAATGGTAAAGGTTCCATAGCATCATGTATTTCTACTATACTTCACATGGCTGGATATAAAGTTGGACTTTACACGTCTCCTCATCTTATAAGATTTAATGAGCGTATATGCATAAATAATAATCAGATTTCAGATGAAGAGGTTGTGGATTGTTTTGAAGCTGTAAAAAAAGCTAATAAGGCTGATAGAGAACCTACATTTTTTGAATATAATACAGCTATGGCTTTTTATGAATTTGCTTCAAGAAACGTCGACTGGGCTGTGATTGAAACAGGCATGGGTGGAAGGTTTGATGCAACTAATATTATTACGCCTGTAATATCAATAATATCAAATATTTCTTTAGAGCATCAATCCTATTTAGGAGATACTTTAACGAAAATAGCAATGGAAAAAGGCGGAATAATAAAACCTTATGTTCCTATAGTAACTGGGGCTAAGCAGGAAAGTGTAAAAAAAGAATTAAAGGACATTGCTATAGAACGAAATGCTCCATTCTATTGTTTTAATGAAAATTTTAAAGTTAAAAAAAATAAGGACGGAACATTTGATTATAATGGTATAAAAAATGTTTGGAAAAAACTGCGGACAGGAATGCTTGGTAATTATCAAGTTGATAATACCGCTTTAGTCCTTGCTTTATGCGAGCTATTAAAAGAGACTGGAACTAATATCCCTTTTGAATCTATTAAGGAAGGCCTTGAAAAAAATAAGTGGCCTGGAAGGCTTGAAGTTATACGCCAAAATCCATTTATAATTTTGGATGGCGCTCATAATTTGGATGGATCAAAAAATTTAGCAAAATTTTTACAAAAAAATCTTGCAAACAAAGGTATCACTCTTGTTGTTGGAATATTAGATGATAAGCCCTATGAGTCTATGTTAAAAGCTTTATTGCCTGTATGTAAAAGGGTAATAATAACTCAAGCTAAAAACGATCGCAGTCTTCCGACCCAAAAGCTTTATGGCATTGCAGTTAATTTGATTAAGGATATTACAATTGAACCAGATGTGGATAAGGCTTTGAAATATGCGATTGAGACAGTTTCAAATGATGAAGCTATTTGTGTTTCTGGTTCCCTTTATGTAATCGGAGAAGCTAAAGCTTATTTTGGTGGTATAAAAAATATTACGCCTAACGCCTAA
- the rpsU gene encoding 30S ribosomal protein S21, which yields MKEIIVSVDDNDLEKAMRILKKKIQNDGLFKRLKLKKNYEKPSEYRRRKLRESLRRQRIAASRNKTT from the coding sequence TTGAAGGAGATTATAGTTTCAGTGGATGACAATGATCTCGAAAAAGCTATGCGAATTTTGAAAAAAAAGATTCAAAATGATGGCCTTTTCAAAAGATTAAAGCTAAAGAAAAATTATGAAAAACCAAGCGAATATAGGCGTAGAAAGCTTAGAGAATCTTTGAGAAGACAACGAATAGCGGCTTCTAGAAATAAGACCACATAA
- a CDS encoding adenylate kinase, producing the protein MNILFFGPNGSGKGTQGSLLKEKYNVAHIESGAIFRENISKGTDLGKKAKAYIDKGDLVPDEITIPMILDRLKQDDCKKGWLLDGFPRNKNQAIKLDDALNEAGLLLNYVVEIILDREIAKNRIMGRRLCVNDNNHPNNIYIDAIKPNGDKCRVCGGDLKTRSDDQDESAINKRHDIYYDANTGTLSASYYFKDLAEKKGSIKYITLDGAPSVQKVKEELISKL; encoded by the coding sequence ATGAATATCTTATTTTTTGGCCCAAATGGAAGTGGCAAGGGGACTCAAGGCTCGCTTTTAAAAGAAAAATATAATGTTGCTCATATAGAATCTGGAGCGATTTTTCGAGAAAATATTTCGAAAGGCACAGATTTAGGAAAAAAAGCGAAAGCATATATTGACAAGGGAGATTTAGTCCCTGATGAAATTACAATACCCATGATACTTGATCGTTTAAAGCAAGATGATTGCAAAAAAGGCTGGCTACTTGATGGTTTTCCGAGAAATAAAAATCAAGCTATAAAGCTTGATGACGCATTAAACGAAGCAGGACTTTTATTGAATTACGTTGTTGAAATAATTCTTGATAGAGAAATCGCAAAAAACAGAATAATGGGCAGAAGACTTTGTGTAAATGACAATAACCATCCAAACAACATTTATATTGATGCTATAAAACCTAATGGAGACAAATGTCGTGTTTGTGGTGGGGATTTAAAAACGAGATCAGATGATCAAGATGAATCAGCGATAAATAAAAGACATGATATATATTATGATGCAAATACTGGGACATTATCTGCTTCATATTATTTTAAAGACTTAGCAGAAAAAAAAGGAAGCATTAAATATATTACATTAGACGGAGCACCAAGTGTTCAAAAAGTAAAAGAAGAACTTATTTCTAAGTTATAA
- a CDS encoding dephospho-CoA kinase, which translates to MNKHIFLIAVTGGAASGKTTVCKLFQELGIKTINSDILAREAVIKDSPAYKDIVNHFGENILFENGDINRSELRKIIVQDENARKKLEYIVHPHIFSLMAEKITEISKTANVTIVEVPLLFETGLEKYFNEVILVLVDNKTKIKRLTARDNVSEKDAASLLTAQMSDDEKIKKSNFIIYNDGSVENLKITVDKIFKKIKNKEKTP; encoded by the coding sequence ATGAATAAACATATATTCCTTATAGCAGTAACAGGAGGAGCCGCTTCTGGAAAAACTACTGTTTGCAAACTGTTTCAAGAATTAGGTATAAAAACTATAAATTCAGATATATTAGCAAGAGAAGCTGTGATCAAAGATTCCCCTGCTTATAAAGATATTGTTAATCATTTTGGGGAGAATATATTATTTGAAAATGGGGATATAAATCGAAGCGAATTAAGAAAAATTATAGTCCAAGATGAAAATGCTCGAAAAAAATTAGAGTATATAGTTCATCCCCATATATTTAGTCTTATGGCAGAAAAAATAACGGAGATTTCCAAAACTGCTAATGTTACCATCGTCGAGGTTCCATTACTTTTTGAAACAGGACTTGAAAAATATTTTAATGAAGTAATTTTAGTTTTAGTCGATAATAAAACCAAAATTAAACGACTAACGGCAAGGGATAATGTCTCTGAAAAAGATGCTGCATCTTTGCTTACTGCTCAAATGTCCGATGATGAAAAAATTAAAAAGTCTAATTTTATTATATATAATGATGGCTCAGTAGAAAATTTAAAAATTACTGTGGATAAAATATTCAAAAAAATCAAAAATAAAGAGAAAACTCCTTGA
- the rho gene encoding transcription termination factor Rho, with product MNIGALKDKKINELAKMAKTLNIEGSSSMRRQELIFAILQSQAEKNGMLYGEGTLEILQDGFGFLRSSTYNYLPGPDDIYVSPSQIRRFNLKTGDTVSGQIRQPKDSERYFALLKVEAINYEDPEIARDKILFDNLTPLYPNRKIKLETNPDNYSTRIMDLMTPIGFGQRGLIVSPPRSGKTMLLQNIANSIITNHQNDVIPFVLLIDERPEEVTDMQRTVKAEVISSTFDEPAERHVQVAEMLIDKAKRLVEHKKNVVILLDSITRLARAYNSIVPPSGKVLSGGVDANALHRPKRFFGAARNIEEGGSLTIIATALIDTGSRMDEVIFEEFKGTGNMELQLDRRLSDRRIFPALDLKKSGTRKEELLLESDSLNRVWILRKLLANLNPVDSIEFLLEKMNGTKDNKTFLEGMNS from the coding sequence ATGAATATAGGAGCGTTAAAAGACAAAAAAATAAATGAACTCGCAAAGATGGCTAAAACCTTAAATATTGAAGGGTCATCGAGCATGAGGAGACAGGAACTCATTTTTGCCATACTTCAATCTCAAGCTGAAAAAAATGGTATGCTCTATGGAGAAGGCACTTTAGAAATTCTGCAAGATGGATTTGGGTTTCTTCGTTCATCTACTTACAATTATTTACCAGGTCCTGATGATATTTATGTATCTCCATCACAAATAAGGAGATTTAATTTAAAAACTGGGGACACTGTTTCTGGTCAAATTCGGCAGCCTAAAGATTCGGAACGATATTTTGCATTATTAAAAGTTGAGGCCATCAATTATGAAGACCCTGAAATAGCTCGCGATAAAATTCTATTTGATAACCTTACCCCGCTGTATCCTAACAGAAAAATTAAGCTCGAGACAAATCCAGATAATTATTCAACACGGATAATGGATCTTATGACGCCTATAGGATTTGGTCAAAGAGGCTTAATAGTTTCACCTCCTCGGTCAGGCAAAACAATGCTTCTTCAAAACATAGCTAATAGCATTATCACAAATCACCAAAATGATGTTATTCCATTTGTATTACTTATCGATGAAAGGCCAGAAGAAGTCACTGATATGCAAAGAACAGTGAAGGCAGAAGTAATTAGTTCAACCTTTGATGAGCCTGCAGAACGACATGTTCAAGTAGCAGAAATGCTTATTGATAAAGCAAAGAGGTTAGTTGAGCATAAAAAAAATGTCGTTATTCTTTTAGACAGTATTACAAGGCTTGCAAGGGCTTACAATTCTATTGTCCCGCCAAGTGGAAAAGTTCTCTCCGGAGGAGTTGACGCAAACGCATTGCATCGTCCAAAGAGATTTTTTGGAGCTGCCAGAAACATTGAAGAAGGTGGAAGTTTAACTATCATTGCAACAGCTCTTATTGATACTGGGAGCAGGATGGATGAAGTTATTTTCGAAGAATTTAAAGGAACTGGAAATATGGAGCTCCAATTAGATAGAAGGCTTTCTGATAGAAGAATATTCCCTGCATTAGATTTAAAAAAATCAGGTACAAGAAAAGAAGAGCTTCTTTTAGAATCCGACAGTTTAAATAGAGTTTGGATATTGCGAAAACTTCTTGCAAATCTAAATCCAGTTGATAGTATAGAATTTTTACTTGAAAAAATGAATGGAACAAAAGATAATAAAACATTTTTAGAAGGAATGAATAGTTAG
- the rpmE gene encoding 50S ribosomal protein L31, protein MKAEIHPEYFENTTITCACGHKIDAGSTRQNIKVEICSRCHPFFTGKQKLVDSEGRIERFRKKYEKFQTQ, encoded by the coding sequence ATGAAAGCAGAGATTCACCCTGAATATTTTGAGAATACAACTATTACATGCGCTTGTGGACATAAAATCGATGCTGGTTCAACAAGACAAAATATTAAAGTAGAAATATGCTCCCGCTGCCATCCATTTTTTACAGGCAAGCAAAAACTTGTGGACTCAGAAGGTAGAATTGAAAGATTCAGAAAAAAATACGAAAAATTTCAAACTCAATAA
- the prfA gene encoding peptide chain release factor 1: MFDKLSAVEERYNKVEQLLTDPKICKDREAYQKYTKEHSELSKIVTVFRDYKKISIEIEENKEIFEEGDPELKELARQEIDILKNKKENLEQKLILLLMPKDPNDEKNVIVEIRAGTGGEEAGLFVADLFRMYSRYAENMRWKVEILDQHQTGVGGLKEIIASFLGKGAYSKFKYESGTHRVQRVPATEAQGRIHTSAVTVAVLPEAEEVEVNIDPTEIRVEVYRSSGPGGQSVNTTDSAVRITHLSTGMVVTCQDEKSQHKNKAKAMKVLRARLYDKMQSEQDAKRAEDRKTQVGSGDRSERIRTYNFPQSRVTDHRIGLTLYRLESVLQGDIDEIIEALITYYRAKALQDEKPVTTK; this comes from the coding sequence ATGTTTGATAAATTATCTGCCGTTGAAGAGCGTTATAATAAAGTCGAGCAGTTATTAACTGACCCAAAAATTTGTAAAGATAGAGAAGCTTATCAAAAATATACTAAAGAACATTCTGAACTTTCTAAAATAGTCACAGTTTTTCGTGATTACAAAAAAATTTCAATCGAAATTGAAGAAAATAAGGAAATATTTGAAGAAGGGGATCCGGAATTAAAGGAACTTGCTCGACAAGAAATAGATATACTGAAAAATAAAAAAGAAAATCTGGAGCAGAAACTTATACTGTTATTAATGCCAAAAGACCCTAATGATGAAAAAAACGTTATCGTTGAAATCAGAGCTGGTACCGGAGGAGAAGAAGCAGGTCTTTTTGTAGCAGATCTCTTTAGAATGTATTCTAGATACGCCGAAAATATGAGGTGGAAGGTTGAAATACTTGATCAACACCAAACAGGAGTTGGCGGCCTTAAAGAAATTATTGCATCTTTTCTTGGTAAAGGTGCATACAGTAAATTTAAATATGAAAGTGGTACACATCGAGTTCAAAGGGTACCCGCTACGGAAGCTCAGGGAAGAATTCATACATCTGCTGTAACTGTAGCTGTACTTCCTGAAGCTGAAGAAGTTGAAGTCAATATTGACCCAACAGAAATAAGAGTCGAAGTCTATAGATCTTCTGGTCCTGGGGGACAATCGGTAAATACAACTGATTCTGCTGTCAGAATAACTCATCTTTCAACCGGTATGGTCGTTACATGTCAAGATGAAAAATCTCAGCATAAAAATAAAGCCAAAGCTATGAAAGTTTTACGGGCTAGACTTTACGATAAAATGCAATCAGAGCAAGATGCTAAAAGAGCTGAAGATCGTAAAACTCAAGTTGGAAGCGGTGATAGAAGTGAGCGTATACGAACTTATAACTTTCCCCAAAGCAGAGTTACAGATCATCGTATAGGCTTGACATTATATAGACTCGAAAGTGTACTCCAGGGAGATATAGACGAAATAATTGAAGCCCTTATAACTTACTATAGAGCTAAGGCTTTACAAGATGAAAAGCCAGTTACAACAAAATAA